In one window of Verrucomicrobiia bacterium DNA:
- a CDS encoding efflux transporter outer membrane subunit produces MHGGATFGLPPALLLLLCLGLGCRVSAPPKRPPPPVEVPAAWSAGGAESSAVTDVWWQTLGATGLAAVVEEALLANWDLKVAAARLEAAVAQARIAGAAMQPRAGFDFGANRQERNFIGLPIPGAGNRVLTSRSTSYGATFSVSWELDLWGRIRAGRQAALAEVQASAAELAAAKLSLAAQTARAWLAATEAAQQVALARQTVTNLQLTTAQVRRRYDQGLAPNQSDLRLALANEAAARAALAERQSLYERTLRQLEILLGRYPRGMFEVEQALPPLPPPPPAGLPAELLERRPDLVAAERRLAAADARLLQAKAALYPRITLTTTGGTSTRDLVDLLDLDYKVWSLAANVVQPLFEGGRLRAEAAQARARAEQAMAEYARTMLQAFAEVETALAVAAPLAAREQELAEEMRQAQAAWRLAEERYVSGLENYLSVLAAQRQVINSQSQRLAVQRAIWENRINLHLALGGGFSLAPSQPASHRKEDRPRFNPR; encoded by the coding sequence ATGCATGGCGGCGCCACATTCGGGTTGCCTCCGGCACTGCTCCTCCTGCTGTGCCTGGGGCTGGGTTGTCGGGTTTCGGCACCGCCCAAACGCCCTCCCCCCCCGGTGGAAGTGCCCGCCGCCTGGAGTGCCGGAGGGGCTGAGAGCTCTGCGGTGACCGACGTGTGGTGGCAAACCTTGGGGGCCACCGGACTGGCGGCAGTGGTCGAGGAGGCATTGCTGGCCAACTGGGATTTGAAGGTGGCGGCGGCCCGGTTGGAGGCGGCGGTGGCCCAGGCACGAATAGCCGGGGCGGCGATGCAGCCCCGTGCCGGCTTTGACTTTGGTGCCAACCGTCAGGAACGCAATTTCATCGGCCTGCCCATTCCCGGGGCGGGCAACCGGGTGTTGACCTCGCGCTCCACATCCTATGGCGCCACCTTTAGTGTGAGTTGGGAGTTGGATTTGTGGGGCCGCATTCGAGCCGGGCGGCAGGCCGCCCTGGCTGAAGTGCAGGCCAGTGCGGCAGAGCTGGCGGCAGCCAAGCTGTCGCTGGCCGCCCAAACCGCCCGGGCATGGCTGGCGGCGACAGAGGCTGCCCAACAAGTTGCCCTGGCCCGGCAAACGGTGACCAATCTTCAGTTGACAACCGCCCAGGTGCGCCGCCGGTATGATCAGGGCCTGGCCCCAAACCAGTCGGACCTGCGCCTGGCCCTGGCTAATGAAGCCGCGGCCAGGGCGGCGCTGGCCGAGCGTCAGTCGCTTTATGAGCGCACCCTCCGACAATTGGAAATCTTGTTGGGACGTTATCCGCGCGGGATGTTTGAAGTAGAACAGGCCCTGCCGCCCCTCCCGCCTCCTCCGCCTGCCGGTTTGCCTGCCGAGTTGTTGGAGCGGCGTCCGGATTTAGTCGCCGCCGAGCGCCGTCTGGCGGCGGCAGATGCGCGTTTGCTGCAAGCCAAAGCTGCCTTGTATCCGCGCATCACCTTGACGACCACCGGGGGGACGAGCACGCGGGATTTGGTGGATTTGCTCGATCTGGATTACAAGGTGTGGTCCCTGGCGGCCAATGTGGTGCAACCCCTGTTTGAGGGGGGACGTTTGCGCGCCGAAGCCGCCCAGGCCCGCGCGCGTGCGGAGCAGGCGATGGCCGAATATGCCCGCACCATGCTCCAGGCCTTTGCAGAAGTGGAAACGGCCCTGGCTGTTGCCGCCCCACTGGCGGCGCGCGAGCAGGAACTGGCCGAGGAGATGCGGCAGGCCCAGGCCGCCTGGCGGCTGGCGGAGGAACGGTATGTCAGCGGTTTGGAGAACTACCTGTCGGTGCTGGCCGCCCAGCGGCAGGTCATCAACAGCCAGAGCCAGCGGCTGGCGGTGCAGCGGGCCATTTGGGAGAACCGCATCAATCTGCATCTGGCGTTGGGCGGCGGATTTTCCCTTGCCCCGTCGCAGCCGGCTTCTCACCGTAAAGAGGACCGCCCGAGGTTCAATCCACGATGA